The following are from one region of the Periophthalmus magnuspinnatus isolate fPerMag1 chromosome 5, fPerMag1.2.pri, whole genome shotgun sequence genome:
- the LOC117371346 gene encoding neurogenic differentiation factor 4-like: protein MMITAFTRPGSEEEEVTSPTQWMDQADATSSPENDPSSAQNFADPPLSEHAHGACSDEDDAEDEGNDEGCKRRGPKKKRVTKARQERFRARRIKANARERSRMHGLNDALENLRSIMPCHSKTQKLSKIETLRLARNYICALSEALEGGVSMQSRAFMDTLCKGLSQPTSNLVSGCLQLGPKPDERQIASMGYASNGLPSPPYGTFDSAHLLHLRSIKANLYDGHSTGVGTPPYDAPPTPPLSISSNMVPKQDTSPTYMNPHHYSPSEQNPGLYQTSYDGQMEGQYEAYHVVPRQVSAIYRD from the coding sequence ATGATGATCACGGCGTTCACTCGCCCGGGatcggaggaagaggaggtgaccAGCCCCACCCAGTGGATGGACCAAGCCGACGCAACCAGCTCCCCTGAAAACGACCCAAGCTCCGCCCAAAACTTCGCCGACCCTCCCCTGTCCGAGCACGCACACGGAGCCTGCAGTGACGAGGACGATGCCGAAGACGAAGGTAACGACGAAGGCTGCAAACGACGCGGGCCCAAGAAAAAACGTGTCACCAAAGCAAGACAGGAGCGATTCCGAGCTCGCCGGATCAAAGCCAACGCCAGGGAGCGATCACGGATGCACGGTTTGAACGACGCGCTGGAAAACTTGCGTAGCATCATGCCGTGTCACTCCAAAACGCAAAAACTCTCCAAGATCGAGACGCTACGGTTGGCTCGCAATTACATCTGCGCCCTGTCGGAGGCGCTAGAGGGCGGCGTTTCCATGCAGAGTCGAGCGTTCATGGACACGCTTTGCAAAGGGCTGTCGCAACCTACGTCAAACTTGGTATCGGGATGTCTTCAGCTCGGACCAAAACCGGACGAAAGGCAGATCGCGTCAATGGGTTACGCGTCCAACGGGTTACCAAGTCCACCGTACGGGACATTTGACTCTGCTCACCTGCTCCACCTGAGGTCAATTAAAGCAAACCTGTACGACGGGCATTCAACAGGTGTGGGCACGCCCCCTTACGACGCTCCGCCCACTCCTCctcttagcattagcagtaaCATGGTACCGAAGCAAGACACCTCTCCTACGTACATGAACCCGCATCACTATTCTCCGTCCGAGCAAAACCCGGGCTTGTACCAGACTTCGTACGACGGGCAAATGGAGGGGCAGTACGAGGCGTATCATGTGGTGCCCCGACAGGTGAGCGCCATCTACAGGGACTGA